TCACCTTGGGAGTAAATGTTCTTATGCTTCTTACAAATTTGGCATCCAATATATTAAGCAACTATGATTTCCAAATTACAGAAATCCATCATAAGCATAAAAAGGATGCTCCATCAGGCACCGCGAAAAAGATAGCTGTTGAAATAGAAAAAGGCCTCTTGGCTTCAGGCAATTCAGTTGGAAACATTGATGTGCCAATCACAGCTGTAAGAGCCGGAGGAGTCGTAGGAAAGCATGAAGTTATGATCATCGGTGAAGATGACAAAATAGAAATTTCCCATGAGTCCTTCTCACGAAGAGCCTTTGCTCTTGGTGCTCTGCGTGCAGTCAGATTTGCAAAAGGTAAATCAGGCTACTTTGAAATGAGTGACGTCCTTAATCTAAAAAAAGTATTGGGAGATTATCTTGAAAGTGAAAACAACTCCTTTAAGGAACGCTATACAATATTCTTAAATAAAAAAATTATGGTGTGATTTTTTACCTAAATGACTATTGATTTTTATTTTACCTCATGTTATAGTTTCTATAAGCAAGTGTAGAGGTTGATAATATGACTAAGGGCCAGGCTCAAGCAAAAATAAGCGAAGCAGTAAGCAAGTTTGAAATTGAATTCATGGGCAGGGGTCCAAAGCAAATAAGAACTCTTATCATCCAAGACTTGATTATAGTAAGACTCAAGGGCTTTTTAAGCCAATCTGAACAAAAGTTGGCAGATAACAGCCAAGGAGTTGAATTACTTAAGAAAATAAGGGTAATGCTTTTTGAAAGTGCAAGAAACTATCTGGAGGTTCTTATAAAAGAAGTTGTGGATGTACACATTATAAGCACACATTCCGACGTCAGCACTAAAACCGGAGAAAAAATCATAGTAATAACTGTGGCAGAGAACCTTGAAGACAGATTTGACAAATAAAAAATTTTAAATTGGAAGACCATATAAAAGGTTTAAATAACCAGTTGTAGTGTAAGCCAGTATTTACCTTCTCTCTTTAGAGATGTAGATATTGGCTTTTATTATTTCAATAAAAGAGTGGGCAGACCACAGAATTCATACAAATGAAGTTTTGATAGGATGATGATAATGTCAATGAATAAACACAAAATACTGCAGCCGCCTTCAAGAATAGGAATTATAGGCGGGGGGCAGCTTGGAAGAATGATAACCGTTGAGGCCAAAAGGATGGGGTATCATGTGACAATACTTGACCCAACACCTTCCTCTCCTGCTGCACAGGTAGCGGATAAACAAATAACCGCTTCATTTTCGGACACAAGTGCCATTAAAAAACTTGCTGAAGATTGTGATGTTTTAACATATGAGTTTGAGCATATTAATGCTGATACACTAATTGATCTGGAGCTGGAGGGATATAATATTTATCCCTCCGGCAAGTCCCTAAAAATTATACAAGACAAATACATACAGAAAGCAATGCTAAAAGATGCTGGTATTCCAGTACCAGATTTTATTGCCATAAATAACTTCAATGATGTGTTAAATTGTATTGAAACACTTGGAATCCCATTTGTACTAAAAACCCGCTCAGGAGGTTATGACGGAAAAGGCAACAGCATAGTAAAGTCGATGAAGGAAATAGAAAAATCACTGGATGAATTCAAAGGTTTTAGTTTAATGGCAGAGAGATTTATTGAATTTGAGCGTGAGTTATCCATAATTGTTGCCCGTGATTTAAATAACAATTATGCTTTCTATCCAATAGTTGAGAATTTTCATGAAAGCAGTATACTTCGAATGACAAAAGCACCCGCATGCATAGATAATGTTTTAGCTAATAAGGTAAGGAATGTATCAAAAATGGTGCTGGAAAATGTTGATGATTACGGTGTATTTTGCATAGAAATGTTCCTCACCCCAAATAATAAGATATACATTAACGAGATAGCACCACGTCCTCATAATTCCGGTCATTACACTATTGAAGCATGTGTTACATCACAGTTTGAGCAATTGGTCAGAGTCATAACTGGAATGCCTTTAGGTTCTACAAAACAGAACTATCCTTGTGTTATGGCAAATATTCTCGGAAGCGATACTGTAGAAGGACAATATGGCTTTGAAGGAATTGAAGGTGTACTTTGTGAAGGTGATATTCATCTTCACCTATACGGTAAGCAGACCACCAAAAAAATGAAAAAAATTGGGCACTTAACTGTTCTGAATAATTCTGTTGAAATTGCAGAAGAAAAAGCTTTGAGAGCTTTGGAAAAAATAGTGGTAAAACCTTTATAAGGAGAAGATATGAAATATTTAAATAACTATTATAATGGGCCTACAGTTGGAATAATTATGGGAAGCGATTCCGATTTTCATGTAATGGCTGGTGCTGCCAAAGTACTTAAAGAATTAGGTATAGGATTTGAGATAAATGTCGTATCTGCTCACAGGACACCTAAAAAAATGTATGATTATGCCACTTCCGCAGAGGAAAGAGGCATTTCAGTTATAATAGCAGGAGCAGGAGGATCTGCACATCTTCCCGGAATGGTCGCATCTCTGACATGTATTCCGGTAATAGGTGTACCGGTTAAGTTAAAAAGCCTCGGCGGAATGGACTCACTGCTTTCAATAGTTCAGATGCCTGCAGGTATTCCTGTGGCCACAGTTTCTATAAACGGCGGCACCGCTGCCGGGTTGCTTGCTGCAAAAATGCTTGGAGTGGGTAATAAGAATATCCGAAAGAAAATAGATTATTATATGAGTAAAATAGAAGCAGAAAGTGAAACAAATTTATGATTAAGGGAAATTGCCTCTTAGTTTTGGAGGGACGAGGATGAAGAACGAAAATTTACGCCGGGAATTACTGGATGAAGATTTGTTATCGTATAAGCCAAATAAATGGAATATAAATATACCATTTAAAGATTATAGATTTAGAATTGAAGATATTATACCTGCATTATCCGGTTCCATAGGCAAGGTTTCACTTGTTGCAGCATTTGCTGTGGCCTGGGCAGCTGGTTTTAATATAAGTGATCCTTCATTCGTTACTGAAAATGTCAGGCTTGAAATAGTGATTGCCAGTATCCTCACAATAATATTCTGTGCTTTTTTAAACCCTTATGCCGGACCACCTGGAACACTTG
The Pseudobacteroides sp. genome window above contains:
- the dapB gene encoding 4-hydroxy-tetrahydrodipicolinate reductase — its product is MIRVCISGLGKTGKEIAKVLMEQEDIKLVSAICSPSSDKSGKDLGEVIGSGRTGIIVESSDNLEQVIFRTRPDVVVDFSSPEAALKNARVFSRMKVNIVIGTTGFSKLGLKKLLVLATKHRNAIVYAPNITLGVNVLMLLTNLASNILSNYDFQITEIHHKHKKDAPSGTAKKIAVEIEKGLLASGNSVGNIDVPITAVRAGGVVGKHEVMIIGEDDKIEISHESFSRRAFALGALRAVRFAKGKSGYFEMSDVLNLKKVLGDYLESENNSFKERYTIFLNKKIMV
- a CDS encoding DUF2294 domain-containing protein, with product MTKGQAQAKISEAVSKFEIEFMGRGPKQIRTLIIQDLIIVRLKGFLSQSEQKLADNSQGVELLKKIRVMLFESARNYLEVLIKEVVDVHIISTHSDVSTKTGEKIIVITVAENLEDRFDK
- a CDS encoding 5-(carboxyamino)imidazole ribonucleotide synthase, with translation MSMNKHKILQPPSRIGIIGGGQLGRMITVEAKRMGYHVTILDPTPSSPAAQVADKQITASFSDTSAIKKLAEDCDVLTYEFEHINADTLIDLELEGYNIYPSGKSLKIIQDKYIQKAMLKDAGIPVPDFIAINNFNDVLNCIETLGIPFVLKTRSGGYDGKGNSIVKSMKEIEKSLDEFKGFSLMAERFIEFERELSIIVARDLNNNYAFYPIVENFHESSILRMTKAPACIDNVLANKVRNVSKMVLENVDDYGVFCIEMFLTPNNKIYINEIAPRPHNSGHYTIEACVTSQFEQLVRVITGMPLGSTKQNYPCVMANILGSDTVEGQYGFEGIEGVLCEGDIHLHLYGKQTTKKMKKIGHLTVLNNSVEIAEEKALRALEKIVVKPL
- the purE gene encoding 5-(carboxyamino)imidazole ribonucleotide mutase, producing MKYLNNYYNGPTVGIIMGSDSDFHVMAGAAKVLKELGIGFEINVVSAHRTPKKMYDYATSAEERGISVIIAGAGGSAHLPGMVASLTCIPVIGVPVKLKSLGGMDSLLSIVQMPAGIPVATVSINGGTAAGLLAAKMLGVGNKNIRKKIDYYMSKIEAESETNL